The proteins below are encoded in one region of Canis lupus dingo isolate Sandy chromosome 30, ASM325472v2, whole genome shotgun sequence:
- the PATL2 gene encoding protein PAT1 homolog 2 translates to MTRKEKDWVIKVQMVQLQSENPHLDDYYYQEYYQKLEKKQKDEELLGRRSKVESLKLVTPYIQKAEAYESVVRIEGSLGQVAVSTCFSPRRAIDAVPHGSQEQEIGAASSQRLQVLSRIEKMFLQLLEIEEGQKDGHPQPCYSEQQSNQVEKLFQALKTQEQKNLEEAADGFLQVLSVRKGKALVARLLPFLPQDQAVSLLLAITHHLPFLVRRDVADQALQMLFKPLGKCISHLTFHELLQGLQGLMRFPPSSSERPVTLVLQNQFGISLLYALLSQGEQLVSLESSLEETNSDHTAWTDMVVLIAWEIAQMPTASLAEPLTFPSNLLPLFCHHVDKQLVQQLEAKME, encoded by the exons ATGACCCGAAAAGAGAAAGACTGGGTGATAAAAGTACAGATGGTTCAGCTGCAGAGTGAGAACCCCCACCTGGATGACTATTACTATCAG GAATATTATCAGAAACtagagaagaagcagaaagatGAAGAGCTACTTGGGCGAAGGAGCAAGGTTGAATCGCTGAAGCTGGTAACGCCTTACAttcagaaggcagaggcttatgAGTCAG TGGTTCGAATCGAGGGCTCCCTGGGCCAAGTAGCTGTATCGACGTGTTTTAGTCCTCGCCGAGCTATTGATGCTGTACCCCACGGATCTCAAGAGCAG GAGATAGGAGCTGCAAGCAGTCAGAGGCTTCAGGTGTTGTCCCGGATTGAGAAG ATGTTTCTTCAGTTACTAGAAATAGAGGAGGGCCAGAAGGATGGGCATCCACAGCCCTGCTACTCTGAACAACAGAGCAACCAGGTTGAGAAGCTCTTCCAGGCCTTAAAGACCCAGGAGCAGAAAAATCTGGA GGAGGCAGCAGATGGTTTCCTGCAGGTGCTCTCTGTGAGGAAGGGGAAAGCTCTCGTGGCAAGGCTGCTCCCTTTCCTGCCCCAGGATCAAGCTGTTAGCCTTCTTTTGGCTATCACCCACCATTTGCCCTTCCTAGTCCGGAGGGATGTAGCTGATCAG GCTCTACAAATGTTATTCAAACCTCTGGGCAAATGTATCAGTCACTTGACCTTCCACGAACTCCTCCAAGGACTTCAGGGGCTAATGCGGTTTCCACCCAGCTCCTCAGAGCGGCCAGTCACTCTGGTGCTTCAGAACCAG TTTGGAATATCTTTGCTCTATGCCCTACTGAGTCAAGGGGAGCAACTGGTATCCCTGGAGTCCTCCCTTGAGGAGACCAACAGTGATCATACAGCTTG GACAGACATGGTGGTTCTGATTGCCTGGGAGATAGCCCAAATGCCAACAGCATCTCTGGCGGAACCCCTAACCTTCCCCAGTAatcttcttcctctgttctgTCACCACGTGGACAAACAATTGGTACAGCAGCTAGAGGCTAAGATGGAGTAA